From Coleofasciculus sp. FACHB-T130, a single genomic window includes:
- the hpsE gene encoding hormogonium polysaccharide biosynthesis glycosyltransferase HpsE, with translation MDFTVAICTYNGAERLPEVLDQLLHQVGPEDIDWEVLVVDNNSNDDTAAVVARYATNWRQDSQLRYIFEAKQGAAYARYRAVQEARSSDLIGFLDDDNLPADNWIAEAYRFGSARPQVGAYGGIIHAKLDELPPPYFEQIKGYLTIYNRGATPFHYKRSDKPRRIPAAPGSVIRKQAWQDAVPPPEKLLIPGRDEKTMAAGEDAEIMFYIQNSKWEVWHNPKMEIWHHIPPYRLEQAYLLRLAHGYGLSNHLTRVTRFYRWQRPFLPFLIPFFTLRNSLKVLIYYLKNKSSLPNNIVQACEFQSQLGQLYSPFLVIYKKLPFKGFINVKANFEQSQ, from the coding sequence GTGGACTTTACTGTAGCCATTTGCACATATAACGGTGCAGAACGTCTGCCCGAAGTTCTAGATCAACTGCTTCATCAAGTTGGTCCAGAGGATATTGACTGGGAAGTGCTAGTTGTTGACAACAACAGCAATGACGATACTGCTGCTGTCGTTGCTCGCTATGCAACCAATTGGCGTCAAGATAGCCAGTTGAGGTATATTTTTGAAGCCAAACAAGGCGCTGCCTATGCGCGATATCGAGCCGTACAGGAAGCTAGAAGCAGCGACTTGATTGGATTTTTGGATGATGATAATCTACCAGCAGATAACTGGATAGCCGAAGCTTATCGCTTTGGTAGCGCTCGCCCTCAAGTGGGAGCCTATGGTGGCATTATTCATGCCAAACTCGATGAACTACCACCCCCCTACTTTGAGCAAATAAAAGGGTATCTTACTATCTATAACCGAGGTGCAACGCCTTTTCACTACAAGCGTTCCGATAAACCGCGCCGAATTCCTGCTGCACCCGGTTCAGTCATCCGGAAGCAGGCATGGCAAGACGCCGTTCCTCCTCCAGAAAAACTCCTAATACCTGGCAGAGACGAGAAAACAATGGCTGCCGGAGAAGATGCCGAAATAATGTTCTATATTCAAAATAGTAAGTGGGAAGTTTGGCACAATCCCAAAATGGAGATTTGGCATCATATTCCCCCATATCGATTAGAACAAGCCTATCTACTCAGACTGGCTCATGGATATGGCCTTTCCAATCATCTCACGCGAGTCACTCGGTTTTATCGATGGCAGCGTCCCTTCCTACCTTTTTTGATACCATTTTTTACATTACGCAATAGTTTAAAGGTATTAATTTACTACCTAAAAAATAAAAGTTCTCTACCCAATAATATTGTGCAAGCTTGTGAATTTCAGTCCCAATTAGGGCAACTTTATAGCCCTTTTTTAGTAATATATAAAAAATTGCCATTCAAAGGTTTTATT